The proteins below come from a single Candidatus Coatesbacteria bacterium genomic window:
- a CDS encoding acetyl-CoA carboxylase carboxyltransferase subunit beta: MTEKKPPSGRGPAVPSGLMVKCPSCAETLYSKQLEENLYVCPHCDYHGKVPGRKRVFQLADKGSFAEHDAELRSVDPLDFVDRKPYPQRLRAAIEKTGEGEGVICGLAELEGLPVSLAVMDFSFIGGSMGSVVGEKVTRAMERAVEEGLPMVMVCTSGGARMQEGLLSLMQMAKTSAACARLRAADLPYLVVLTDPTTAGVMASFAQLGDVHIAEPQALMGFTGARVIEQTIKQKLPPGFQRSEFQLEHGFVDLICHRHELKGTLALLLRLLDGGNGQ, from the coding sequence ATGACCGAGAAGAAGCCTCCCAGCGGACGCGGGCCCGCCGTGCCCAGCGGCTTGATGGTCAAGTGCCCCTCCTGCGCCGAGACCCTGTACTCCAAGCAGCTCGAGGAGAACCTCTACGTCTGCCCCCACTGCGATTACCACGGTAAGGTGCCGGGTCGCAAGCGGGTCTTCCAGTTGGCCGACAAGGGCAGCTTCGCCGAGCACGACGCCGAGCTGCGTTCCGTCGACCCGCTGGACTTCGTCGACCGCAAGCCCTATCCCCAGCGGCTGCGGGCGGCGATCGAGAAGACCGGCGAGGGCGAGGGCGTTATCTGCGGCCTGGCCGAGCTCGAGGGTCTGCCCGTCAGCCTGGCGGTGATGGATTTCAGCTTCATCGGCGGCTCGATGGGCTCCGTCGTCGGCGAGAAGGTCACCCGGGCGATGGAGCGCGCCGTCGAGGAGGGGCTGCCGATGGTGATGGTCTGCACCTCGGGCGGGGCGCGGATGCAGGAGGGTCTGCTGTCGCTGATGCAGATGGCCAAAACCTCGGCGGCCTGCGCCCGGCTGCGCGCCGCCGATCTGCCCTACCTCGTCGTGCTGACGGATCCGACGACGGCCGGGGTGATGGCCTCCTTCGCCCAGCTCGGCGACGTCCATATCGCCGAGCCCCAGGCCCTGATGGGCTTCACCGGGGCCCGGGTCATCGAGCAGACCATCAAGCAGAAACTGCCGCCGGGCTTCCAGCGCTCCGAGTTCCAGCTCGAGCACGGCTTCGTCGACCTGATCTGCCACCGCCACGAGCTGAAAGGCACCCTGGCGCTGCTGCTGCGCCTGCTGGACGGCGGGAACGGGCAATAA